GGCAATGGATTCAGAGGTAGAAGAGGACATTACCTGAGATGCAATACAACAGTGGCAACAAAAACACCCAGATTTGTTGTCTTTGGCTGCCATGAACGAAGGAGCATAGGATGTCTGCTGATTATAGGTGGCGAGGTAGGAAAAGAGGATGACAGAGTGGTGTCCTACTGCAACAGATAGGATGAGAAATCAACCACCAGATTCAGTCTAGCCAGAAAAGTAGTGGAAGAATCTGTTGTAGTTAAAGGATTTACAGCATTGGTAGAACTAGCAGTAAAGGTATCACTGGCAGACAAAAAGGAATCAGAGGGAGGGCAACGGGGTGACCAAGTAGCAGCAGAGTTTCATGTTGCAAACTAGAGGGAGTCGAACTTCTATTTGTATCTGCAGCAAGATAGTTAGATAAACATGCATGTAGTGATGAGAGAGGTAATATGTGGGGCTGTTGGGATGAGCAGAAAGTGAGCGATGAGAGGCAGGGGCACATAGGTGGTTGATGGAATGAATAATGGTGTGAAATGATAGGGAATGTAACAGATTTGGTAGAAGGAAAGTAGCAGATTGGTTTGAGGTTTGTTCAAATAtgtcaaaagaaaacacatgttcatgAAAACAGATATGACAAGAGATATTAATATGTTGGGATGCAAtgtcaaaacaacgataacctAGGTAAGATGAgctatactaaaaaaaacacacatggagaggaataaaaatctaatttatgattAAGATAGGGGtgcaaaaatgaaaagcaaagaTATCTAAAAGtacacaaaaaatgataatccaGAGACCATTGAAACAGACAATCAAAAAGAGATATCTTTTTCAGGACAAAAGTAGTCATGTCATTGATAAGATAAACTaaagtttcaaaagcataattccaaaaCCTTAATGGTGTTTTACACTGTCCTAGAAGAGTAAGTAtggtttccacaatatgcctatgacgacatTTTATTGCGTCATTTTATTCATAAGTGTGAGGACAAATCAAACGATGATGAATATGAATGGTATGAAAGAAAGTGGATAATTTGTTGTATTCATCACCCCAATCAGTTTAAAccgatttaattttaagtgaaaattgACGTTCaacaagagtctgaaattgatgaaaaacaaagtaaacaTCAAACTTGGCAACGAGAGGgtaataccatatatattttgtgtatgtatcaacaaagataacaaaataatgaaaaccaTCAAATGAAAAAAGGGGAGCAagaccccaaacatcactaaaaattaattcaagtggagtagaagttttgtgacatataggtcctaaagacaaacgcgacGACTTTCTAATGGACAAGTTTGACATTGGAAATTAAGATATTTGTTATTACAAGTAAtcttattttacaaaactagaaatttgaaaatacaaGAAGTAGGATGACCCAGTCAACGATGCCATAGATTAGTAGAAGGAGATATACAAGGAGACCAataagcttgaggaactgacatGACAGAAAACATGGTCAaagcatagagaccatctttactttGATTGAAAAGGAGTACTGCCTTGGTGTTGAGATCCttacataaaaagcaaataagtgaaattcaaaataaacattgttatcaagataaaatttatgaatAGAAAGTAGAGGTTTCATAATATATAGGATATGAATAACATTAAACAGTGAaagtatgatatatatatattttagtatgcCTGATATTAGATATGAGAAGTCCCTTACCATTACTAATATGCAAATGATCATTACCGAGATATGGTTCGAACCCTGTCAGATTTGCAAGACCAGGTATGACGTGTTGATTAGCACTAGTGTCCAGAAACCAATTAGCAGTACCTCTTGAGGAAGCATTACTCAATGCCAGATTCGCACTAGGTTGTTGTCCATATCCAAGGATCTTAAGCTGAGGACAGTGAGGGGCGGTATGATCGAAAGCTTGGCATAATTGGCAACATGTATTAGTCCATTGTGAGTACCTTTTATTTCGCTGCCAGTTGCCCTACCTCCCATCATTGCTAGAAGGTCCATTAAAGCTGTGAAAATCTAACCTAGAAGCAATAAACTTGTTccctttattgttgttgtagttGGCATGAAATCTACCCTTATTTCGTTGCCAATATCTAAAAGGCTGACATTGAGCAACAAGAGTTGAAGGTGGCATGGGCAGTAGATGGCCATTAATGGCAGTAGATCTCTTGAAAGGAGccatgaagttgcataatatgAGAATTGAACAAGGAAACTAGAGCTTGCTCAAGTGGGCACCAAACAGAGCTCAAAGTTTGGCAGTCAACAACAAGATAGAGAACATCCATAGATAACAAAGACAGTAGGGCACTTAGAATTAGTTGGTCATGTTGTttccaatgaagaaaagaataatttacTTGAAGAGAAGTACCATCAACATCAAATACATGTAAAGGAGGACAAGAATTTAAGCCATCAACAAACCCAAAAACTCTTTGGCCTAagagatatggcttcatctacattcgtcaataaagataattggtgtttgttaatttgagagAGATGACTTGGTGAGTGATGGAGAGGAAAACAATGGCAACGGAAACAACTGAGGAAGGCTGCAATAGAGGAGTGTTGTTCGGGTTGACAAGAGCTTCGCCAACATATGTTGGTAGTGGCCATGACAAGACATAAACACTGGAAGAAACTAGTGGTGTGGTAAAGGAGGAAACCGGCATCGACGGTGTTGCAAAGGAGGAGACAACAGTTGGCTAAGAGGAAGAGTCCattagagagggagagaaagtgTTATAAGTTATTAAGGGCTCTGATATCAAAttgagaataataaaattacttagACTTATTTTTTAGCCAAGCTTTTATATTTACATGTCTAAGGCAATACACAACAATAAGTATAGAAACTACaacattgaaataattttacaataatttctatacacacacacattctATGATACCCAACTACCCATATTTCTTAGATACTGAACTCTCCCTTTTCTCCTCTttacttttaacttttttacgTGCATCTTTTGTGAACCCCTCCTCTTCGTAGTTCTCACTTCAATTcgcacttttgttttttatagaaatatttGGGAGAAATTTGTCACGCATACATCTCTTTTCACCACTATATATAGTTCTTGCCCACACATTGCAATATTATCACTGAAGCTATAGCCTTCCAAGTGTATTCAGACTCTCTTCCCCtaccccttctctctctctctctctctctctctctctcgcccccccccccccccccccccaccctcCCTTTTTCTTGCGTTTTCCAACATTCTTTTCTGAAATGGACAGAAACCAATTGCGTAGGCAGGTTGCTCTCACAAGGCAGTCTCTTTTTGATCAGGTTCTTAATTATTTCTTCAACTAATACTTGTCAATGACTTAACATGCATGTACCTTTCATCGCAATTCCAAGATTAGGAAACCTTTTATCTTCTCCATGCTAACGATTGCATTCATAAAGATAACATTTATGCAACCAGAAAATAGATGTATGCTAGAAGCTATATGCATGCATGCTTGTGTAAGCTGTGTTATACACGATCAGCAACTATTTactgtttttcttaattttctttcttttttctttttaattaagacTCGGTGTACACTTATATATGATGGTCAATTTTACTTTGGTGGTATTGTAACGAAAATTGGAATTGTGGAACAATATATTTCAGGGATTTCTTGATGAACAATTTATCCAGCTTGAGGAACTCCAAGATGATGCAAACCCTAACTTTGTGGAGGAAGTAGTCTCATTGCACTACAGGGATTCAGCTAGACTGATCAGTAACATAGAGAAAGCATTGTCAGTTTAAAATTTTCTCacctttccttctcttctcaatttattttcttgtacaAAAGTACTACTGGTGACCCTAGTACAGATCGTAATATATAGCTACTAGCTAGTAACAGTATTTCTCTtgtgtctttatatatattcagGGAGAACAAtcctcttgactttaataagtTGGATGGCTATATGCATCAATTCAAGGGAAGCAGCTCAAGGTAATAAAGTTgtaattaaggataaaattaacaTTGAGAATGATTATAGAAATAAGGAttacaaaatcaattaagaCTATATTTATTAAAGGTATCATGAGGTATATTCTATGTTAGCTTTTAGCACAACAATCCCTTCATTTCTATTCCTTTCTATTGGGTGCAGCATTGGGGCCAAAAAGGTGAAAGCTGAGTGCACTCTCTTTAGGGAATATTGCAAGGCAGGAAATGGAGAAGGGTAATGACCCATCTTCCACTTTATTTCTTTGAATCACCTCCAATCAAACGGACGAGATTGATTTCGGCCCACTTCTATAATTCCTTATGATGTAATTATTTAGTACAACGATAATATAGTAGCGGCCTCTAGTTATGTTCCTAGTAATCCTAGCTACCTCATATATACATCCGTTCAAGGTTTTAATGGTTTTGCATGGATATATACAAGCTGCAGATGCATGAGGACATTCCAACAAACCAAGAAAGAATATGCAACGCTGAAAAGGAAGCTTGAGACTTATTTTCAGGTGCTTCTCCATCTTGTTCAACTCAAGAAACTTTTACAATCTAtgagttttaaaagaaaaggaaaatgcagggactaattaagttttttctttgtttttttctacttGCTATTCAGTTAGCAAGGCAAGCCGGGCCTGCTGACACTGCATGTAGGCCCAAGTAAGGAATGCCAGGCAGATGAAGTGAAACGTTTGACTGGTGATTCTAGTATGCTTTGAGCACCACATCTCCAAAACGTCGAGGGGGTTTGTGGGGTTTTGGGCTTGTTTATAAGCCatcttaattatattatatgtgtTTAAACTAACCGAAAATGCATGGGCGTGGctaatttaatagattttgggTTCCCTTGTATACATGAAACGAATGAATGGAGTACTGAAGTTTTGCACTTTTGTTGActactttcttttcttccatCACAACGAACAATAGTTCGGACTCCCCTCTACAGTTTTGCTCAATGTATCCAGTTGTGTCAAATATGGGTATGGTTTATTTCCAAGCTGGACTCTAGTCCAGGCTCAGTTTTGTTCTCAAGTCCCAGCACTCAGCAGGGATCGCAGAAAGCCTAACGCCGGCCTATATCTAGAAGAAAGCCTATATTCGGTGGGAATGGAGTGCTGGTCCTACCGGAGCTATACATCCAATCTACTCTGGTTTCCAGTGGAATATCTCTCAATcaataataagaaattaatactccagatcaaggttgttaaaatcatgattttgacacgacataaaaaatataatataaactcagaTCGTAAAAATAGattgtaaaatcataaattgtaaggaattttaaaatacattaacaaaaaattcatgcttcaaataaaaattcatacataattcAAGGACTTGGAAatacatgtttcaaataaaaattcatacatagttcaagcagcTTATAAgatggaaaaatatttatttaattgtgtaaGTCAATGATTTATGTTGCTTGAGTATAATTTAGGAGCTggtgttatgattttttaattatttgattaaaacaaaataatttttatttgatttaacttaattgagttttgattaaatttgatcggattaaataaatagttaaaaatatagtcaaagtaatcaaatttattaaaatcagtgtttttatttgtataaattaaaatctGACACGAATTAAGCTTCTAATCATGAGTTTCGTGAATCAACCCatcataacaaatataattttttttaattatcccattactatttttatatctaaatttatatttataaaatctctTCTACTTGCTATCataccattaaaaaacataagtaATTTAAGGTGAATGAATAGCCAAAATAACAtaacaaagaaaagtaaaagatatagggaaaattttgaattaaattggaatttaatattattacctTAACTTTAATCTCTGCAGCCCTCGATTTCTTTAATCTCTGCAGCTCTTGATTTCTGACCTTCACTTCTTTATAGGATGCAGACAAAATCCTATAAAAGTGAGGGAAGACCACGTAACTGTGCATTTGCACAACCAATAGGCACTGGACAGCTGGAGCATGAGAGAAACATTTTGCTTCAGTGTATTTTGTTAAAATCGTGAAATCGTTCCTAAAATCGtgatttttcacaatttcactCGATTTCAACTCGATTTCACccgatttcaattttttcaaacaattcaGCATACAAAGTATGTTTTGACTagtaaaatcaaatgattttaaGAGTCAAaacgtgattttaacaaccttacTTCAGATATATCTATATGATGCCTTGGAAGCAGAAAGATAACCACTCGATGACACACACAATATAGTTAATCCTTCAAGGAATCAGGCATATTACACTGTTAGTTGttaaggagagaagaaaaaagagccCAATGATCATTGCTCCATACCAGAAAACCcaccaaaaaaatttcaagattgtTAAAGACACTCCAAGCAATGCTCGAAATACCCTTCTAGTGGTTGCTACCCTGATTCCAGCTAAATCCTTTCAACCAAGTATGAATCCTTTTTGGTGGAGTTTGGCAAGATGATAGTGTTTTTCAAGCAACTATAATGTGCGACTTGGTTTTTGATTCGGGTTGATTCACTAGACCCATGACCTAGTTATTTTACTAGCCTTCCCTCACAAcagagtgataaaaaaaaaaacagagagacaatgacaaaaaaaaaaaaaaaaaaaacccaaagcaaaaaaaaaagcacatgaGAGAGTCAGAggaaatagacaaaaaaaaaaaaaaacaaagggactATTGAGCTTTCTTTTCTAACTCCAGCAACAAAATACTAGCCTTTCCTCACAATAGAGTGATAAACcaacaaaacacataaaaaaataaaaatagaggtaACAAAAATCCAGAGAacaaaaaccaaagagaaaaaaaaaaagaataaatcaaGAGAGACAGAAGATCAGGCAGGGAAGTCTTGTTCATCCACACCAATCCCTAGCGCCACCCGATTAGCCAGAAAGAGCATCGCCCTTAGTCTCACCTCCAGTTACACCTGGTAAGCCTTTTTTCCccctattttcattttaattaccTTGTTCTTGTAGCAAGCATGCATAAATAATTCACGCATGTCTATTGATAATGGCTGACTTGGTCACTAGGCCGAGCAAGTGACCAAGCTAGGTCGGCTGGATCTAGCCTAGCCAATATAGTTAGGCTAGatccagcccaaaaaaaaaaataggaactGTTGAGTTGAGAGGCCCAGCCGCCCCAATTTTCTTTGGgcttagggtgtgtttggtaaaacACACCTTTAAGCCCTTTCCCTTTAATCTcacatttctttattttgataACTAGCCAAACAAGGTTTTTTAGATATcagaaaattctagaaaaaaaaaaattagggatccttttttatttatttgttgatcccttataccttttttttgttaatcttaTTATGTATTTGGGTTGTagatttttattgtgaaatacAAAAATGGTATGCAatacatatatgttttttcttatcttttttatttctaaaaaaataaaaaatataggtttttactttcaattcaaattttactGATTTATTCATTGACATCAGAGTCCGAAATACCATACTTTTTAGGTTACATAACATTTATCAACACTAGAGTTGGAAATATACGTAGTTGTATATTCACTGGCACTAAAGTTAGAAATGTTATAAGTGGACCATtaaaaacagaataaaataaccccttagcaatttaagacaaaacaagCAAAGCAGCCTATCCCAAGTAGGACGCTAAAGGGATGATAGTATCTTTCTTTTCGTGTAACCAGTCTCGTACTATATAATCTTTATTGACCAGATAGAATTTCTAGTAATCATAATACTATCTGACAACTCCTTAAACTAGACCTTCCCCTATAAGAACAAAATGccaaatatcttttctttttctcagaaATTTTTAAAGGTCGTCACGATGTCGAGTGCGACAAGTAACATGTATCATTTTGGGATCGTTTGTAATgttacttaattatataataactaTGTTAAACCTTTAATGTTGATGCACAAACATATACAAATTCTACTATTAagatattttcatgattttatgttcttgtttgatttctattttccctaaaatgcataattatttacaaatatttttattaaggattTGGGTGAAATAATGAGTATCATTGATGTGGTTAAGATCGAGGATGATTGCATCATGAATGGAAAATGTgaattgacacgaccaaaagactgatgttttatttcaaatgtagaagtgtcgaagtaataaataatccgataagaccggggtcgaatcatagagaggttaattgtataaattataaataacaatcatagaacaataacaataataacaacaataataacaataatagtaataataataatagtagtagtagtagtagtagtagtagtagtagtagtagtagtaagtagtactaataataataataataataataataataataataataataatactagtagtagtagtagtagtagtagtagtagtagtattgATAGTAattgtaatagtaataataatactaatatcaATGGTAAtactaatagtagtagtagtagtaatagtaatagtaataataataataatgaaaataaagaagttgattagaattttgagatggaagattaatgtaaggaattaaacaatgataaaaacaaatgtcaatgttagaggatccactaatggtatttcaaataggtatagtataaactcttactattcaactggaaaccacacacagaggaggttccaatcagataatttatcattaatagctcattataaattattaacataatcatattaattatcttatttaagtaacaccaaacttttaaatattgttaagaaTTCaagatgctaacttatgttaacaacaaatcaagttcctttcatagcataggtgtagataataccatacggttagattatgagagtgtcaagcatttgttgtaccaagtgttatacaacacaaatctagattaaccatttaacaagcaagatattaagaattagtaagataaaaagataagacatgttaatattaaacattaaggttcatgttgagtttgcactatacttattcttacaccattagtgtaaccttttcactttGACATAATAACCTTagctaaaaataatgaagaagagaaacataaataaacaaaataagaacataaataagatacaagttaactaagtaaaggaaaggaaatgaaaagcataaacaagatatttatgaaagcaaaacttaagaattacaaaaaatataaagaaagaaataaagagcatgatcttgatctgaacaaccaagatgcctaaattcatggcaaatgcctccttttataagccaaaatttagaactattgatttgatgactaattgttgagtaggtggccaactcttgacctGGTGAAAATGcttatcttcttgtatgaataaaacgtcattgctaagtttatttatgaaaaaaaaattgtctaaaaaaaaattgaggtcatttggacttctataactcgagatatgggctgaacactgaatagtgtctaggttgcaggacagattcagacttctccgttgttgctataatttggacttgaaaatggcctttttaaatcttgaactccacatgaaagttgtaggcctatgtcttaccaaatctgtccaaaaaattaaggtcatttggacatctaaaactcgagatatgactcaattacTGAATagtgtttcagtttggactacaccaacatttcttttctaagtttggccctctctttgtcctttcaatttcaatacttaaactcatcaatcaatcctttcatttatgtgacaggtctgcatttaagatgaacatttaccataaattaaaggtatcttatattattaggtatattattataaaatatgttttagttaaggagttattgatacttcaagtgcaaaataatgatataaaaccttgataaaaatacacttttaactACTAATCAC
This genomic interval from Populus alba chromosome 1, ASM523922v2, whole genome shotgun sequence contains the following:
- the LOC118042585 gene encoding histidine-containing phosphotransfer protein 4; amino-acid sequence: MDRNQLRRQVALTRQSLFDQGFLDEQFIQLEELQDDANPNFVEEVVSLHYRDSARLISNIEKALENNPLDFNKLDGYMHQFKGSSSSIGAKKVKAECTLFREYCKAGNGEGCMRTFQQTKKEYATLKRKLETYFQLARQAGPADTACRPK